ACACGGCAATCGCCCGCGAGGCCATGGCAGCCGGCGGCGACCATGCGCTTCAGCTCGGCGCGTAGCGCTTCGAGCTGCGCGATCTTGGTCTCGACGGCCGTGAGCTGCTCCTGGGCCAGGGCATTGGCGTCCTCGCACGTGCGGTCGGGGTTGTCGGCCAGGTCGAGGAGGGTGCGGATCGCTTCGATGGGGAAGCCGAGCTGCCGGGCATGCTTGATGAAGGCGAGGCGGCGGACGGCCTCGTCGCCGTAGACGCGTCGGTCGCTCTCCGTGCGGTCCGGTTCCGGCAGCAGGCCGATCTGCTCATAGAAGCGAATCGTCGGGACCTTCACGTCCGCCGCTTTGGCGAGCTTTCCGATGGTGTGCGCCGGCATTGGGATCTCCGCTGAGATGCTGAAAAATAGGCGCTTGATCCTCTAGCGACTAGAGGATGCAGGCTGTCTTTATGTCCAGCTGCTCCACCTCGTCCGAAGCGCAGCCAGCCACCTCCAGCGGCTGCGGCTGCGGCCATCCCGTGACCTTTGACGGCGCTTCCGCCGGCTACAAGCGGGCGCTTGGCGGCGTGATCGCGATCAATCTGGTTGGATTTGTCGTGGTGGCGATCGGCAGCCTCTGGGCGGGCTCGGCGTCGCTCGCGGCCAACACCCTGGATTTCGCCGCGGACGCCGCGACCTACGGCTTGAGCCTCTGGGCCATCGGCAAGAGCGTGCGGGTCCGCTCCGGCGCGGCCTTGATCAAGAGCGGCAGCCTGGCGGTCATGGCGCTGGCGATCCTCGGCTTCGCGGTGTGGCGCGCCTTGGTCGGCGCGCCGCCCGAAGGTGCGGCCATCTCCGGCCTTGGCTTGTTCGGGGCTGCGGCCAATCTCCTCGCGGCGCTCTTGCTGGTCCGCTACCGGGAAGGCGACGCCAACGTGCGCTCGGTGTGGCTCTGCACCCGCAATGACCTCATCCAGTGCCTGGCGGTCGCCGCCACCGGCGTCGCCGTCATGGTGACCGGCTCCCGTTGGCCGGACCTGATCGTCGGGGTCTTGTTGGCCGCGGTGTTCCTGCGCTCAGCCTGGCAGATCACCGTCCAGGCGCGCCAGGAGCTGAAGGCCGCCGCCGCCAAGCCGGATTTTATAACGCATTCCCGTCCGTCATCGGCCTCGGTATAGGTCCGCGCGATGGCACGAACCTCACCCTGGTGGCGCAAGGTCGGCATGGCGCTCGCCGCGCTGGTGCTGACCGTGCTCACGCTGGGGCCGAGTCTCGATGGCCTTCTCTGCCGCGATGAGGGCGGCCTCAGCGCCGCGGCGGCTGAGATGCCCGTGGCCGATCTGGCCGCCGATCACCCAGATCCGCGCCCCCTCGACGAGGGCCCGGGCCTCTGCGTCCACGGACACTGCCATCACAGCGCGCCCTATGTGCCGGCGACCCCGCCCGCGGGCGAGCTTTCGGCGCCGCTGCTGGCGGTCGCCCATCCGTTCGTGCGGGACCGGGTACCGACCTCCGATCCCAAGTTCGGGCTGATCCGACCTCCCAGAGCCTGACGGTTCGCGCGTTCGCGCGCCCCATCCGTCACGTTCAAGAGGGACACCATGAAACCCCACTTCCGCAGCTCGCCTTTGGCGGGACTGCTCTTGCTGGCCAGCCTCGGCGCAGCCGGCGCCGCCATGGCCGAACCTGCGCCGCCGTTCGCCGCCCTGCTTGCGCAGGCGCAGGCATCCGCCCCCCGGCTCGCCGAAGCGCGCGCCAACATCGCGCGCGCCGAAGGGCTCGCGCGGCAAGCCGGCGTCCTGCCCAATCCGACCCTTGAGTTCGAGGTCGAGAACTTCTCCGGCTCCGGACCCTTCCGCGGAACCAGCCTGTCAGAAACGACGGCGCGGGTCGGCCAGACCTTGGAGCTCGGCGGCAAGCGCTCGGCTCGCGTGGCGGCCGGTCGCGCCGAGATCGACGCCGCGCGGGCCCAGGCCCGGCGTGTCGAAGCGGAGTACGCGTTCGACCTCGCCGCGGCCTATGCGGAAGCCGAGGCTGCGGAACGACGCCTTCAGCTGGCGCGGGAGAGCCTGACCCTCGCGGAGGAGGACGCCCGCATCGCTTCGGCGCTTGTCGACGCCGGGCGCGAAGCTGAGCTTCGCCGCCTCCAGGCGCAGGCGGCTGTCGAGGCAGCTCGGGCGGCTGTTCAGGCAGCCCAAGCGGCGCGCGAGACGGCCTTCGGCGCCCTTACGACGCTGGCCGGCGCGCCAGCTCCTATCACCTCCATCCCGGCGAGCCTGCTGGAGTCCGCCGCCCCGCTCTTTCCGGGGGCGGCACCGGCGGCATCGGCGACCACCTCGTACCTGGCGGCCCAGGCGGAGCGTGAGGCGGCCGCCCGCCGCCTGCGCGTCGAGCGGCGGCGGGCCGTGCCGGACGTGACCGTCTCGATCGGGGTTCGTCGCTTCGAGGCGGACGACGCGGCGGCGCTGGTCGCGGGCGTGTCCGTCCCCTTGCCCTTGTTCGATCAGAACCGCGGCAACATCGCCGCCGCGCGCGCCGAGGCCGCGGCAGCGGAGGCGCGGCTCAACGCGGCGCGCCTGGAAGCCGAGTCGGCGGTGCGCACGAGCGCGGCGCGCAGCGCGGCGGCGGAGAGCCGCCTCAGCGCCGCGCGCCAGGGTGAGAGCACGGCCCATGAAGCCTACCGTCTCGCCCGCATCGGCTACGAAGCCGGTCGCCTGCCGCTGGCCGAACTCGTCGCCGCTCGCCGCGCGCTTGCAGAGGCGCGCGAACAGACCATCGCAGCCGCCGTCGAGCGGATCAGCGCCCAAGCCGCCATCGCGCGGCTGAGCGTCGTCGCCACCCCTGGAGAACAATGATGAAGACCGACGATAAGCGTCTCTACGGCGCCGTCGCGGCGGCCGTCGTGCTGGCCGGTGTCGGCGGCTTCGCGCTGTCCACCGTGATCAACCGCCCTGAAGCCCCCGCCGAAGAAGAGCACGCGGAGGAGGGGGCGCACGCCGAAGGCGAGGGCTCCGAGGTCAAGCTGACCCCGCAGCAGGCGAGCGCCGCCGGGATTGCGGTGGTCACCGTCTCGAGCGGCGGAGCCGGCGACCTGCGCCTCACCGGGCGGGTGGAAGCCTCGCCGAGCGCGCGGGCGGCCGTGGCCGCGCCGGTGTCCGGGTCCGTGGTCCGCGTGCTGGTCGCGCCGGGCGCCAACGTGGGCGCCGGGGCCGGTCTCGCCGTGATCCGGAGCGCCGACGGCGCCGCGGTCCGGGCCGAGTCCGTCGCCGCCGGCGCAGAGGCGGAAGCCGCACGGGCGGCGCTCGCGCGGGAAGAGCGTCTGTTCAGCGCGGGCGTCACCGCGCGCCAGGACTTCGAAGCGGCGCGAGCCGCCGCGGCCCGGGCCAGCGCCGAAGCGGTCGCCGCGAGAGCCAAGCTGGCTGCGGCGGGCGGACCAGGCGCTTCGGGCGAGACCCTCATCCGCAGCCCGATCGCCGGGATCGTCACGGGTTTGCAGGTGGCGCCCGGCGGCTTCGTCAGCCAGGGCGGCGCGGTCGCCGAGGTGGCCAACCCCGCTCAGGTCGAGGTGGTCTTCAACGCCCCGGCGGAGGCCGCCGCCAAGCTACGGGTCGGCGCGCCGCTCAGGGTCATCGGCTCCGACGGGGCGGAGGCCGACGCGGTTATCGTCGGCGTCGCACCTCTGGCGCAGGGCGCCACCGGCGCGGCCGTGGTCCGCGCCAGGCCGAGCGGCGGGCGTTTGACGCCCGGCGCCGCCGTGAGCGCCGCCATCTCCACGGAGACCGGCGGCTATCCGACGGTGCCGTCGGAAGCGGTGCAGACGGTGGAGGGCCGCTCCATTGTGTTCGTGGCCGAGGGTGGCGGTTTCCGGGCGCAGTCCGTGACCCCCGGGCGCTCCGGCGCCGGCTATACCCAGATCATCGCGGGCCTGAAGGGCGGCGAACGGATCGCCGGCCGCGGGGCGTTCGTGCTGAAAGCCGAGCTCGCCAAGGGCGAAGCCGAGCACGGGGACCACTGACCATGCTCGGCAGGCTTGTCGCCTTCTCCGTGCGCCACCGCATCGCGGTCGTGCTCGTCACCCTGCTGGTGGCCGCCTTCGGCGTCTCCCAGCTCTTCCGGCTGCCGATCGATGCGGTGCCGGACATCACCAACAAGCAGGTCCAAGTCACCACCATCGCCCCGGCGCTCTCGCCGGAGGAGATCGAACAGCGGGTGACCTTCCCGGTCGAGACCGCGCTCGGCGGCATCCCAGGCCTGGTGGAGACCCGCTCGATCTCGCGGAACGGCTTCAGCCAGATCACCGCCGTGTTCCGCGAGAGCACCGACATCTACTTCGCCCGTCAGCAGGTGAACGAACGCATCGAGGCCGTGCGGGAGGACCTGCCCGCCGACGCGCGGCCGGAGATGGCGCCAATCACCACCGGCCTGGGCGAGGTCCTCATGTGGACGGTCGAATTCAAGCCGGGCGTGCGGGTGCGTCCCGGCGCGCCGGGACCGCAGCCTGACAGCTCGTACGTCACGCCCGAGGGCGAGCGGCTGGTGACCGAGCGGCAGAAGGCGACCTACCTGCGCACCGTCCAGGACTGGATCGTCACGCCCCAGCTGCGCACCACGCCCGGCGTCGCCGGCATCGACACCATTGGTGGCTACGTGAAGGAGTACGTCGTCTATCCCGACCCGGCGCGGCTCTCGTCCTACGGGGTCGGCCTCAACGAACTGGTGGAGGCGGTGGAGCACGCCAACACCGTGGCCGGCGCCGGCTACGTCTCGCGCGGCGGCGAAGCTTTCGTCGTCCGCGCCGATGCGCGGGTCACCTCGCTGCAGGACCTCGCGTCCGCCCCGGTCACGAACCGCAACGGCCTGGTCGTCCGGGTCTCGGACGTGGCGCAGGTCGAGCTCGGCCAGGCCGTGCGCCTCGGCGCGGCTCAGGAGAACGGCCAGGAGGTCGTCATCGGGACGGCGCTGATGCTGGCGGGCGAGAACAGCCGCACCGTCGCGCATGCCGTCAGCGAGCGGTTGGCGGAAATCGCGCCCTCCCTGCCGCCCGGCGTCGCCGTCAAGACGGTGCTCAACCGAACCGACCTTGTCGACCGCACCATCCGGACGGTTCAGCGCAACCTGGCGGAAGGCGCGCTCCTCGTGATCGCCGTGTTGTTCTTCCTGCTCGGCAACGTGCGGGCCGCGATCATTACGGCGCTTGTCATCCCGCTGTCCTTCCTCATCGGCGTCATCGGGATGAACCGCTTCGGCGTCAGCGGGAATCTCATGAGCCTGGGCGCCCTCGACTTCGGGATCCTCGTCGATGGGGCGGTCGTGGTCGTAGAGAACACGCTCACCCGCATGGGCGTGCGGCGCGAGAGCGTCGGCCGCGACCTGACCTTGGCCGAGCGGCTCGAGGAAGCGGCGGGGGCTGCGCGGCAGATGGTTCGGCCGGCCGCGTTCGGCCAGGCCATCATCCTTCTGGTCTACGCCCCATTGCTCGCCCTCGAAGGTATCGAAGGCAAGATGTTCCAGCCGATGGCCGCCACAGTCATGCTGGCGCTCGCCGGCGCCTTTGTCCTCACCTTCACCTTCGTGCCGGCGATGACGGCCCTGCTCATCAAGCCCTCGGCGAAGCCGCACGAGAGCAAGGTGGAAGCCTTCGCGCGCCGACGGTTCGAGCCGGCGACCCGCTGGGCGGCGGCCCACCCGCGGCCGGTCGCCATCGGCGCCGGGCTGGCCGTCCTGGTCGGCCTGCTCACCTTCGTCTCGCTCGGCCGGGAGTTCATCCCGACGCTCGACGAGAAGGACGTGTTGGTCCAGGCGTTGCGCGTGCCGAGCGCCTCCCTGGAGCAATCCATCGAGATGCAGGCGAGGCTGGAGAAGGCGCTGGTTAAGGTGCCGGAAGTGGCGTTCGTCTTCTCCAAGACGGGCACCGCCGAAGTGTCCACCGATCCCATGCCGCCCAGCATCAGCGACACCTTTGTCGTCTTGAAGGACCAGAAGGACTGGCCGGACCGGGGGCTCTCGAAAGGCGAGGTGGTCGAGAAGATCGAGAAGGCCGCCGCCACCCAAATCGGCAACGCCTACGAGTTCACCCAGCCGATCCAGATGCGGTTCAACGAGCTCATCTCGGGTGTGCGCTCGGACGTCGCCGTCAAGGTTTACGGCGACGACTTCGCCGCCCTGGAGCGCACCGCCAATGAGATCGCCCAGGTGCTGCGCAACACGCGCGGCGCGGCGGATGTGCGCGTCGAGCAGGTCTCCGGCCTGCCGATGATCACCGCCGAGGTGGATCGCGCGGGCGCGGCGCTCTACGGCCTGCACGCCGCCGATGCCGCCGACGCCGTGCAGATCGCGCTGGCGGGCCGTGAAGCTGGCCGGGTGTTCGAAGGCGACCGGCGCTTCGACGTCGTGGTGCGCCTGCCGGACGCCATGCGCAACGATCTCGCCGCCGTGGCTCAGACGCCGCTTGCGGTGAACGAGGGGCAGAGCTTCGTCCCCCTCGGCTCCGTCGTGCGGTTCCGGGAAGGCGAGGGGCCGAACCAGATCAGCCGCGAAAACGGCAAGCGGCGGATCGTCGTGCAGGCGAACGTCCGCGGCCGGGACCTCGGCGGCTTCGTTTCGGAGGCCCAGGCGGCGGTGAGCAGCCGGGTCAAGGTTCCCGCCGGCGCCTGGCTCGACTGGGGCGGCCAGTTCGAAAACCTGCAGCGGGCCGAGGCGCGCCTGGCGCTCGTCGTGCCCGTCGTCTTCGTCCTGATCGCCGTCCTGCTCTACTTCGCACTCGGTTCGGCCTCGCAGGCGGCCCTGGTGTTCGCCTGCGTGCCGCTGGCGCTCGTCGGCGGCGCGCTGGCGCTCCTGGTCAGGGGCATGCCGTTCTCGGTGTCCGCTGCCGTCGGCTTCATCGCCGTCTCCGGCGTCGCCACCCTGAACGGCCTAGTCCTGATGCAGGCCATCCGCGAGCGCGTAGAAACAGGGCTCGATCCCACCGACGCCGCGGTCGAGGGCGCCATGGGGCGGCTGCGCGCGGTGCTCACGACCGCGCTGGTGGCGATCCTCGGCTTCATGCCCATGGCGCTTGCCCACGGGGCCGGCGCGGAGGTCCAGAAGCCGTTGGCGACCGTCGTCATCGGCGGCCTGCTGACCGCGACGGTGCTGACCCTCGTGGTGCTGCCCACGTTCGCCGGCCGGGTGCTGGCGCGCCGCCTCCGGACAGCCGCCGGCGAGGCCTCGCGGCCGGCCGCCCAGCCCTTGTCTTGAGGGTTGGTTCGTGACGAGCGGAGGGATGAGAGCATGAGCGAGGCGAGCGCCGGGCATGAGCCGATCGGTCATGACCATGGGCCGGGCGGCCACGCCCACAGCCACACGGCCAACGCCAACGCCCGGCAGCTGACGCTCGCCCTAGCGCTGACCTCGGCCTTCCTGGTCGCCGAGGTCATCGGGGGGCTGGTGTTCGGCAGCCTCGCCTTGCTGTCCGACGCAGCCCACATGTTCACCGACACGGCCGCGTTGGCGATCGCCCTGGCCGCGATCAAGATCGGGCAGCGAAAGGCCGATGAGCGTCGGACCTTCGGCTACCGTCGCTTCGAGATCCTGGCCGCGGCGTTCAACGCCGTGCTGCTGTTCGGGGTCGCGCTCTACGTCCTGATCGAAGGCGCGAGACGGATTTTCGAGCCGGCACCGGTGCAATCCACCGGCATGCTGATCGTGGCCGGGCTCGGCTTGGCGGTGAACCTCATCTCCATGCGGGTCCTCGCAGGCGGCAAGGACAAGAGCCTCAACGTCAAGGGCGCCTATCTCGAAGTCTGGGCCGACATGGTGGGCTCCGTCGGTGTGATCGCCGGCGCCCTGGTCATCCAGTTCACCGGCTGGAGCTGGGTCGACCCGGTGGTCGCCATCGCAATCGGGCTCTGGGTGCTTCCTCGCACCTGGGTCCTCCTGCGGGACAGCACCAACATCCTGCTTGAAGGCGCCCCTTCCGGAATCGCCCTGGCAGGCATTCGCACGACCATCGCCGAGACGCCGGGTGTCGCCGGGGTGCACGACCTGCATCTTTGGGTCTCCGGCGCCGATCAGCCGAGCTGCACAGCCCACGTCGTCCTGGCCGCTGGCGCCGACGGGGAGTCCGTCCGACGGCATGTCGCCGCGCGGCTCGAGGCGGACTTCGATGTCCACCACGTCACCATCCAAACCGAGACGGCGCCCTGCGACGCGGCGGAGCCCCTTCATCCATGAAGCCCGGTGACCTAATTTGCGAAAGGCGCCTGTTCGGTGCAAGACATCCCGACCCAGCTGCGGAGTTCCTCATGAAGATGATCGTCCAGTCGGCCTTCGCGGCCATTGTTCTCAGCGCCTTTTCGGCCGGCGCGGCGCTCGCGGCCGACGACTGCTGCTGCAAGGACAAGGACGCCAAGATGGCCTGCTGCGACAAGAAGGGCGAGGCCGCTCCGAACGCGCCAACGCCGGCTCCGCAGCACCAGCACTGATCGGGAACGCCGGCGCGCCGATGCTTAGGCTCTCACGCCGGGCGGTTCTCGCGGGCGCGCCGCTTCTTGCGGGCGCGCCCGCGGCCTTCGCCGCTGCGCCCGCGCTCACCGTCTACAAGACGGCCTCCTGCGGCTGCTGCAGGGGGTGGATCACGACGATGACGCGCGCGGGCTACCGGCCGCAGGTGGTGGTCGTCGAAGACGTGACCCCGTTCAACAACCGCTACGGGGTCCCCTTCGAGCTCTCCTCCTGTCACCTGTCGACGATCGGCGGCTACGTCGTGGTGGGGCACACCCCGCCAACCGACGTCGCACGCCTGCTGCGGGAGCGCCCCAAGGCGCTCGGCCTGACCGTACCCGGGATGCCGCTGGGGTCGCCTGGAATGGAGATGCCGGACGGTCGGAGGGAAGCCTACGCCACGCTCCTGCTGCTTCCGGGCGGCAAGACGCGGGTGTTCGCCCAGCACGGCTGACCGTAGCAAGCGCCGGTCAGGCGAGCCGCACGACCTCGCCATCTTCCTTGGTGAAGCTGTCGGGCTTGCGGTCGAGCAAGTCCAGGACGGCTTCCGAAGGCCGGCTGAGTTTGACGCCCTTGGGCGTGACGACGATGGGGCGGTTCACGAGGATCGGGTGCGCCACCATCGCGTCGAGGATGGCGTCGTCGCCGACATGGGGTTCGAGCAGGCCCAGCTCGGCCGCCGGCGTCCCCTTGCCGCGGAGGATGTCGCGCGGCGTGGCGCCCATGGCGGCGAGCAGTTCCTGGAGCTGCGGCTTGGTCCAGCCGGCCTGCAGGTACTCGACGACCTCGGGCTCGTAGCCGGCGGCCCGCACCATGGCGACGGTGTTGCGGGAGGTGCCGCAAGCCGGGTTGTGGAAGATGGTGATCGGGAATTCGGACATGCAGCTCACCTCGTGATCGGCGGGGCGCAGCGCGCCGCCACCCGTTGAACGGCCGCGCCCCGCTCGTACCAGCGCTTGGACCGGTTCACGATGGCGACGATGGTCAGCATCACCGGCACCTCGATCAGCACGCCGACCACGGTCGCGAGCGCCGCACCGGAGCTGAAGCCGAACAGGCTGATGGCGGCGGCGACGGCCAGTTCGAAGAAGTTGCTGGCGCCGATCAGCGCCGACGGGCCCGCGACGCAGTGGGCTTCGCCCGTCGCACGGTTCAGCAGATAGGCGATGGCCGAGTTGGCGTAGACCTGGATCAGGATCGGCACGGCCAGCATGGCGATGATCGCCGGCTGGGTGAGGATCTGCTCGCCCTGGAAGCCGAACAGCAGGACCAGGGTGGCGAGCAGGGCGGTGAGGGAGAGGGGGCCGATGCGCGCCAGGACGCGCTGGAGCTCGGCTTTGCCGCCGCGCTTGAGGAGCGCGCGCCTCAGCAGCTGCGCCAGGACGACGGGCACGATGATGTAGAGCCCGACGGAGAGCAGCAGGGTCTCCCAGGGCACGGTGATGGCGGATAGGCCCAGCAGCAGCCCGACGATGGGCGCGAATGCGACGACCATGATCGCGTCGTTCACCGCCACCTGGCTCAGCGTGAAGTGCGGCTCGCCGCGGGTCAGGTTGCTCCAGACGAACACCATGGCCGTACAGGGCGCCGCAGCCAGCAGGATCAGGCCGGCGATGTAGCTGTTGATCTCGCCGGCGGGCAGGTGAGGGCGGAACAGGTAGCCGATGAAGAAGGCGCCCAGCGCCGCCATCGAGAACGGCTTCACCGCCCAGTTGACGAACAGGGTCACGCCGATGCCGCGCCAGTGCTGGCCGACTTGGCGCATGGCGCCGAAATCGACCTTCATGAGCATCGGGATGATCATCAGCCAGATGAGCACCGCCACCGGCAGGTTGACCTTGGCGACCTCGGCCCCGCCGATCGCCTGGAAGACGCTCGGGAAGAGGTGGCCGAGGCCGATGCCGACCACGATGCAGAGCGCGACCCAGAGGGTCAGGAACCGCTCGAAGCGGGACATGGCCTTGGGCCCTTCGGACGGCGCGGGCGGTTCGATCGTCGTCATTGGGCGGGCTGGGTCTCGTCGGCGGCCTGGCCGATCTCGCGCAGCTTGGCTTGCAGCGACATGCGGTCGATGGAGGCCAGCGGCAGGTTGAGGAAGATGCGGATGCGGTTTCCGAGCATGCGGGCCGTTTCGGTGAAGGCCGCGGCGATCTCGGCCTCGGACCCCTGAACGGCGGCCGGATCGGGCACGCCCCAGTGGGCGGTCATCGGCTGGCCGGGCCAGACGGGGCACACTTCGCCCGCCGCGTTGTCACAGACGGTGATGATGAAATCGAGCGCCGGCGCGCCGGGCGCGGCGAACTCGTCCCAGGACTTGGAGCGGAAGTCACCGTCGTCAAAGCCGAGGGCGCGCGTGATCGTGAGCGCGTGGGGATTGACCCGTCCAGTGGGCATGGAGCCGGCCGAGAAAGCCTTGAAGCGGCCGCGCCCCTCCTTGTTCATCAGGGCTTCGGCGATCACCGATCGCGCCGAGTTTCCGGTGCACAGGAAGAGGATGTTGTAGGTCTTCTCGGTCATTGCAGCGTCCTCAGGCCTGAGCGCCTTCGGCCACGCAGCACTGGCTGGCGATGGCGGCGAGGGGGGCGCAGATCTCGGGCGAGCCGCTGCAGCAGTCTTCCATCAGGAAGGCGAGCAGCTCGCGCATGGCGTCATAGTTGGCGGTGTAGATGATCGAACGGCCGTCTCGGCGGGACGCGATGAGCCCCGCGTGGCTCAGGATGTTGAGGCTGGCCGACAAGGTGTTCGGCAAGACGTCCAGCCGGCGGGCGATCTCGCCCGCGGCGAGCCCCTCAGGCCCCGCCTGGACGAGCAGGCGGAAGGACGCGAGACGGCCTTCGTGGGCCAGGGCGGCGAGACTAGCGACAGCGGGCTTGGTTTCCATATTTCGACGATATAGGAAGTCTGCGGCAGTTTGAAGTCGCTTCCGCCGTCGCTCTCGAGGTTTCCGAATGACCGAGTTTCCCGCCCTGCAGCCGCAGTTCCTCGAGACGCCCAGCCTGGAGCGACTGAATGCGCAACCTGCGGCGACCCACCCGCCGCGGATCCTGCTCCTCTACGGCTCGCTGCGTGAGCGCTCGTACAGCCGGCTGTTGACGGAGGAGGCCGCCCGCATGCTGCAGCGCTTCGGCGCCGAGACGCGCATCTTCGATCCGCGCGACCTGCCGCTGCCCGACTCCGTCCCTCCGGATCACCCGAAGGTGCAGGAGTTGCGGGCGCTGTCGCAGTGGTCTGAGGGCCAGGTTTGGTGCAGCCCGGAGCGGCACGGGGCGATCAGCGGCATCATGAAGGCGCAGATCGACTGGATCCCGCTGGAGATCGGCAGCGTGCGGCCGACCCAGGGGCGCACCTTGGCGGTCATGCAGGTGTCCGGCGGCTCGCAGTCCTTCAACGCCGTGAACACCCTGCGCCTGCTCGGCCGCTGGATGCGGATGATCACCATTCCCAACCAGTCCTCGGTGGCCAAGGCCTACCAGGAGTTCGACGAGGCGGGTCGCATGAAGCCGTCCGCCTACTACGACCGCGTCGTGGACGTGATGGAAGAGCTCTACAAGTTCACCCTCCTGACGCGGGATCGCGCCGATTACCTCGTCGACCGCTACAGTGAGCGGAAGGCCGAGGGGCGCGAGACCGTGGAGCACGCGCTCGCCGCCGCGGCCATGAGCGAGGAGCGTGCCGTCCAGTGACCCCATCCAACCTCCAGGCGAGACCGGCCGAACCGTCCGACGCCCCCGCGATCGCATTGATCTACAATCAAGGCATCGAGGATCGCATCGCCACCTTCGAGACCGAACCCCGCACGCCAGAGCAGGTCGAAGCCTGGTGGGCGCACAATCTGCCGATCGTCGCCGTGACCGATGGGGCGGGCGGCCCGGTCGTAGGTTACGCCGCGGTGTTTCCCTACGCGGACCGCTGCTGCTATCGCGGCATCGGCGAGTTCTCGGTCTATGTGCGCCGGGACTGGCGCGGCCGAGGCGTCGGCCGCGTCGCCATGGAGCAGCTGATCGTCGCGGCGGAGTCCGCGGGCCTCTGGAAGCTGCTTTCCCGCGTCTTCCCTGAGAACCGGGCCAGTCTCAGCCTCATGGCTCGCCTGGGCTTCAAGGAAGTCGGCGTGCATGAGAAGCACGGCAAGCTGGACGGCGTGTGGCGCGATTGCGTCCTCGTCGAAAGGCTCTTGCCGGCCGACCTGTAGCGATTGACTCCTCCATATTTCGAGAATACCAGAAATGTCGATCTAAGGAGGATCAGCCATGCACCGTATGCACCTGCACGTGACCGTTCCCGACCTCGGCGCGTCGATCGTTTTCTATGAGACCCTGTTCGGGGCGGCGCCGGCCGTTGTCAAAGACGACTACGCCAAGTGGATGCTCGACGATCCGCGCGTGAACTTCGCCATCTCCCAGCGGCACGGCAACCTCGGGGTCGATCACATCGGCATCCAGACCGACACGTCCGAGGAGCTGCAGGCGTTGGCCAGCCGTCTGAAAGCGGCGGGCGCGCAGACCTTCGATCAGGAGGCCACCACCTGTTGCTATGCCCGCTCGGACAAGAGCTGGGTGACCGATCCGGCCGGCGTCCGTTGGGAAACCTTCCATACCTTCGGCGAGGCCACGACCTACGGCGAAGACCCCTCCGTCCTGCCAGAGGCCGCCAACCCCGTCGTGGCTTGCTGCGGTTCGGCGTCGGCGCCTGAACCCGCCGCGGCCTGCTGCTAGCCGGGTCGCCCGGGAGCTCGCGGGCCTCTGGTCCCGCGGGGCTCAGCGCCACCTCTGCCGCCCGGCGGCGTTTGGCCTGCATGTGCAACGACTACCGCTACACCCAGTCGCCGGACACGCTTCGGGAAGAGTTCAGCCAGTTGAAGATCCCGCTGCGTTTCGCGGGCGACGCCACACCGAACTACCCGCCCTATGACGACATCCGGCCGAACCAGACGGCGCCGATCATTCGCGGGGGCTCGGAGGGCGTGGAACTCTCCGTCACGCCCTGGGCCTGGAAGTCATCGAGCGGCAAGCCGGTGTTCAACTTCCGCTCCGAGGGCCGCAGCTTCGCCAAGAGCGAACGCTGCCTGATTCCCTCAGACGGCTTCTACGAGTTCACGACGCCGGACGACCCCAACCAGCGGCTGAAGGACAAGCACCTCTTCACCCTGGCGGGCGAGCCCTGGTTCTGGATCGCGGGCCTGGTGAAGGAGGGGGCCTTCGCCATGCTGACCACCTCGCCGGGGCCAGACATTGCGCCCTACCACGATCGGCAGATCGTCGTGCTGGGCCGGCAAGAAGGCTTGGACTGGCTCGACCTGTCGAAGCCCGAGGCGGAGATCCTGCGCCCGCTGCCCGCCGGCAGTCTCACCCATGAACAGGTCCGGTGAAGGCGCGCTTAGCCGGCGACGCGGGAAGGGTGGATTTGCGGGGGCCGTCTGGGCTGCTAGAAGTCGGGGACTCGGGAGTCTGCCGCCTCAGTGTTCAACCGCCGTA
The Phenylobacterium zucineum HLK1 genome window above contains:
- a CDS encoding TolC family protein, which produces MKPHFRSSPLAGLLLLASLGAAGAAMAEPAPPFAALLAQAQASAPRLAEARANIARAEGLARQAGVLPNPTLEFEVENFSGSGPFRGTSLSETTARVGQTLELGGKRSARVAAGRAEIDAARAQARRVEAEYAFDLAAAYAEAEAAERRLQLARESLTLAEEDARIASALVDAGREAELRRLQAQAAVEAARAAVQAAQAARETAFGALTTLAGAPAPITSIPASLLESAAPLFPGAAPAASATTSYLAAQAEREAAARRLRVERRRAVPDVTVSIGVRRFEADDAAALVAGVSVPLPLFDQNRGNIAAARAEAAAAEARLNAARLEAESAVRTSAARSAAAESRLSAARQGESTAHEAYRLARIGYEAGRLPLAELVAARRALAEAREQTIAAAVERISAQAAIARLSVVATPGEQ
- a CDS encoding MerR family transcriptional regulator translates to MPAHTIGKLAKAADVKVPTIRFYEQIGLLPEPDRTESDRRVYGDEAVRRLAFIKHARQLGFPIEAIRTLLDLADNPDRTCEDANALAQEQLTAVETKIAQLEALRAELKRMVAAGCHGLAGDCRVIETLADHSLCAQEHAAPERLAPVQA
- a CDS encoding efflux RND transporter periplasmic adaptor subunit, whose protein sequence is MKTDDKRLYGAVAAAVVLAGVGGFALSTVINRPEAPAEEEHAEEGAHAEGEGSEVKLTPQQASAAGIAVVTVSSGGAGDLRLTGRVEASPSARAAVAAPVSGSVVRVLVAPGANVGAGAGLAVIRSADGAAVRAESVAAGAEAEAARAALAREERLFSAGVTARQDFEAARAAAARASAEAVAARAKLAAAGGPGASGETLIRSPIAGIVTGLQVAPGGFVSQGGAVAEVANPAQVEVVFNAPAEAAAKLRVGAPLRVIGSDGAEADAVIVGVAPLAQGATGAAVVRARPSGGRLTPGAAVSAAISTETGGYPTVPSEAVQTVEGRSIVFVAEGGGFRAQSVTPGRSGAGYTQIIAGLKGGERIAGRGAFVLKAELAKGEAEHGDH
- a CDS encoding cation transporter, which produces MQAVFMSSCSTSSEAQPATSSGCGCGHPVTFDGASAGYKRALGGVIAINLVGFVVVAIGSLWAGSASLAANTLDFAADAATYGLSLWAIGKSVRVRSGAALIKSGSLAVMALAILGFAVWRALVGAPPEGAAISGLGLFGAAANLLAALLLVRYREGDANVRSVWLCTRNDLIQCLAVAATGVAVMVTGSRWPDLIVGVLLAAVFLRSAWQITVQARQELKAAAAKPDFITHSRPSSASV